In Toxoplasma gondii ME49 chromosome II, whole genome shotgun sequence, the genomic stretch AAGTCGCTCTGCAGGCATGTCACCTGAACCTTCTTTTACTTTCAAGTTTCTTCAGTCCCGCCACGCTTGAGACACTTTGGCcggcgagaaacgaaggctgTTCACTTCTGCGTGTTCCTGAAAAACATTTAAGGAAAGCACTGCAAAGTGATGTCGCTGTGACGTTTGTTTGGGAGATGTCTCCAAATGCGATAGATTGCACCGCGAGGAAGCGGGGAAAAAGAGCaggttctctgtctttcgagAAACGTTTCGATGAAACTTCTAAGCGACACAGCTTCTCTGGAACAACTTGCAGCCCAGCGCTGTGCACAAGGTACCACAGAGAGGCACATGGAAGGTCacagaagacggggaagagaacagtcggagaacaggagacacacaTCAGTTCTTTTTTATCAGATTCGGCGGGTTCCTCGAAACAGACGACGAACGACTGCTGTCGAGAGAGCCGCCACTTAATGCACCTAATGCGCAGAACCCTTGAGGTGATCTCTCCGTGAACGATGGAGAGGTGAGGCCTTCCTTCTGCATTCTGTTTCTCGAAACTATCCTCGTACTTGGAGGAACCTTGTTCGAGACAGGATTCCTAGTAACCGTTTATTGAGAGGACATACTCGAGTTGGACTTCTGGTATAGGTCTTGGAACAGTGTTCCAGCAGAAGTCCGTTTGAAGGGGAAGTATCTTTTGAGGTCTGCGGCTGAATTCTGTGGGAATTCTTCCGAGCCCAAAAAGCAGACTACCACAAAGTCTCTTTCCAGAAAAAGGATTTTACAAACCATGTCTGCGTCcgactcgagagacagacaaagtGCCTTGTGTTCTCGGGtcccctttcctttctcttcttctctcttgtctcccctgctttccttcctcccttctcctttccaaGGTCTCCTGCAATAAGTAAATCGACATCTCTAGGAGATCCCCGTTTGCAAAATTCCAGAATCCCACCTCTCTGTAAGTACGTGCTGGACAACGCACAAATAcatctccgtttttccttcgaAGTGCAAAGGGATGTATCTACTAGCCTCATGGAGACACTTATCAGTGTGGCCTTGAAATAAATTAGTtgcaacagagaaagatgcaCAGGTGTAGTATGAGGCAAGTGTGACGGAGCCAAGTCCGTTGCTTTGCTGCTGACAGTTGGTCGGTCTACATTATTCCATGATGTCGGCGGATTCTGGGGTGCTGCCGAGCGTTTTCCCGCTAGGGTTCCAAGTAGCTTCGCTTTTGAGCTCTGTCACTTTTCAGCTTTTGTCTtccctgtcttttcttctgcacacAAAGAACGCCAGAAAACGCTCGCCGCAAAAAAACGGGGAAACGGCGAGTGACGCCCCGGTGTACGGGCATCTCCCTGCGATGGATTGGGGAAAAAGGAGGTCGGGTCCCGAATTTTTTTTGACAGGGTTTCCTTAAATTCAAGGTTCTCCCCTCAATCCGCCTTTTCGCGGAAGAGTCGAGTTCTCTGCTTGCCACAGAGGCGTCGGCCTGGCGAGTCTCAACTTGCAGCGACCTAGCGAGCGCAGACCGGGGGTCGCACCTGCGATTTCTTTCCGTGGAAAGCGTTCTTTTGCCTCGTATGAAACGGAACACCGTCAAAAAAGTAAAATACGAGTCGGGTGCACGGGAGAAATAATTAATGAAACCTACCCCGTCGGGCCCCGTCCCCTTCCCATCTAGCGCTCGCGGCTATCGGGGCTCTGCGCGTTTGAGTTTCGAATGGTTTCGCTTGTTCATCTGAAGCAACGTGTTCCTTCAGAGAGGCTTTGCGTTTATTTGCTTCGACGACTCCCAGAAGGCCGCGCGTTCGgaaaaagacgcgaaaaaagcACCAGAGGTCGCTGTCGTCGTGGTGAGGCCTCAACACCGGGACTTTGTTCGGTTGGTGACATCCGTTCCCAAAGggaacagggaagaaagtggaaaatGCGTTTATCTCAAACCCTTGCAGCTCCAATACGCTCTAACATTTTTTCCTTGGCTTGTGTATTGCGTTTGAACGCCACTCCCGTCTAATCTAACTGGCCGAAACCTCGACACTGGAATCGACGGGTCGAGGGCTGCGTCTGACGCATCACATTTCAGAGAGGTTTCTTTCATATTTCTGTAGCTTTTTGAGTTTGACGCGAGTATCTTCACCCCattcgcctcctctcgcggGTGTACGTCTACACTTTTGCCTCGCGAGGGTTTTACGGCACTCCAGGTCACAAGGATCGGATTTGACTGTTGCTCCTGCGCTCTGGAGTTTCTCGCCATCAAGCACCTCCCCTTTTGCTTCGCGTGTCTGCCTCCGCGTTCATGCACACACTCGCATCCGGAATTCCAGAAGTAATCGGTCGAACTTTGCCGGGTTTCTCTCAAGCGTCTCAAACTCTACGTGTCGTACTGAGGAGTCCActgggtggtggtgtacagtCCTGGACAACTCAGTTGTCTGCATTTCATGAGTCAGACTCAGTGCCATAAATGGCACAGAATCGTCTCTTGCATTTTGCGCGTCCTTCACATCTCTCTTTCCCAAAGGTCTCGGTTGTATCTCATACATATGAGTCGTCGTCAGTATCCTTCCTACTTGTCTGTTCTGAGATGATTCTCCGAAATTTCGCTTTCACCTCCTGTGAGAGCCCTTCCGTTCTTTTCACCGTCTCTGgggtcttttttttctgtctgggttcttttttcctgtctgggttcttttttcctgtctggggtcttttttcctttttctcccaCTGTGCTCATATTCGAGCAGGGGGAGCTCTCCAGCTACGTATTCACAAACTGCGTAACGTCTAGCCCATGCCAAGGGCTCCTAGGGAAGGTCTTCTTGTCGAAGAATTGCGTGTTCTTGgagttccttttccttttttctcaaaccctgcgcttccccTCCCCGCCTCTTGCGTTGGTGTTCAGGAAAGCAGACCTTTTTCTTTCAAGGATTTCTGTGCCCTCTTTTACGCAAACGCCTTCGACTCTGGAGCCCCGCAGCCGAGAAACAGGACATCTTTCCTGCCGTTTCCTCGAGCTTCGCTTTCTCAGCCCCgagcgcagctgctgcagcctcTGGAACTTTTCCTTGTCACAatggaaaacaagaaacgcCTCGCGTCCCGTGTCGGGACACCCGGCATCTGCACGGTCGTTCTCATCGACAAAAGTCAGCGACCCATCATGAATCTCCACAAGGTCCCCCTTTCTGCGACAGTTTGGGCCATCAAATCCAAAGTGTCCGAGCGCCTCAAGGAGGTCGGCCGCTCTCTCAGCGCAGAGGTCATGTGAGTCCGCGGAACACAAACCAgccgcgagaaagaaaaaataCACCTGTCGGAACGGGAAAGGTtggaggaaaacgcgagcTCGGAACGGAAGGCACCGTTGAAGCCGCGTGACTGAGAGAAAGCAAGCGAtgggaagcgaaagaaacaacgcaggaagaaaaaggtTTCGAGAAAGGGAGCAGAAGCCACGGTTTTAAagggcaaagagagagagtgacaCACACGCCAGGCCTCCCAGAGCAGCCGGAGGGAACAGGTAACAAACGCTTGCGTTACGGAAATGGTTgcgaaacgagacagagagacagcggtgAGACAGACACGCAACGTCAGTGGAAAACAGTGAGGAGAAGCGACTTGCGAACACAACATAAGGAAATATAGAAATCAACGCGACAAGGAAAGTTCTCAAACCTCCACTTTTCCGCACAGATGTGTGTGGTTTTCTGTGCGATCatctaatatatatatatatatatgaagaaCCAACTGAACTGTGAGAAACGTGTACTTACGTAAACAGGTGTGTATCCTGTAGAGTGGTAAATAAGAGATGACGTTTAAAATTCTTCTTGTTGCGTTGAGACGCATTTTTTGAAAGAATTGTACGCTCTTTTCAGGTTGCTGCATGTCGAGTCGGGAGGGACTTCTACGGAAATGACCAATGACGAATGCCTGTCGACGTACAACACTCTCGGCATCTCTCGCTTCACCGTCATCATTTCAAGACGAACGAAAGTGGAACTTGAAGTTGTTCTTTCCAGGCGTACGTGGTTCTTGCTGATGTGCAAATACGCCTGCACGACAAGGAACACACATAATCATACATTTCTTGTTAAAACAGTGTGTGACatccaacagagacacactaACCTCGTCCCCTGTCTATCTGTCTCTATCTGTCTACCCTGCTATAgatatatattcatgtatatatatagatatagatatatatatatccttGGCGCATGCAAGGGTGTTTCCTTATGGAACTGCGCATGCCGGAATGTATGTACAGGGCTAGAAACATATTTGATTGCGTGCAACGGTCCCGTAGTGGCCTGTGTTTTTATAAGTTCGTTTGTCGGTTTTTTCCAAGGGGCTTGTGCAGCCAGATCCTTGCGCGTCTTGTGATTGTCTGCATGCCTCAGCGTCTGTTCCGACCTCTGCTTTTGaccttcgtctgtctgttgTAACACAAGTGATGGCAgtctgtttgcatgcaaactCATGAATATCTTTGTGCACCAGGCATGCGTTCCCTTGGCTTACCCAAATGTAGTCAAATTTTGTTTTTGAAATTCGCGTGTGCTTGGAGCCGGTTGAGCGCCAGGGACAGACTCCTGTGACAAAGTCTTAGGTATAAAGTGTAAGATTTTTCTTGGCGTAACGCGTGTATGCACGCGACATGTCAGCATCTTTCGGGGTGTTTGTCTGAACTGCTTATCCTTTGTTTGCAGCCGAAAAGAAGTGCCTGTGCATcacaaagcagaagaaagaacaagaagagtTCCCAGTCAACATTCCTCTGGGTTACAGTACCCAGCAGTTGCGCGTAAGGCACGGGGGGGCTGTCCTGGCGGTTTTTAGCTGCATGCTGCTTTCTCATGTTTTTCTTGGCAAACTGAATTTGCATCATCGCCGGAAGAATCTGTGTACGAGATGACTTGATTTTTCCTGCATCGCGACGTCAACGTTCGGGAGTGCGAGACTCTCTTtgcatgtttctctcgcagctGTATATCACGGAGACGATGAACTGCGACGTGCAGAAGAAAGATTTCAAGCTCTTCTATGACGAAGCGATGCAGGTGAGTTGTGCCTGTCTTTTTTCGAACGGCATCGCTGTCTGTGTTGTCGCATCGAGAAattcctgttttctctctcatctgTCCGTCCTAATCTGTCTGAGGTTTCCCCGTGCGTTGCGACGCGTTTCTGCGTGCCTTCTTGATTTAGTTTCTTGTCGCAGTCGgccttgtttcctctcgtcttcgcgaCGACTGTTCTCGCTGCTCCGCAATTCGCGGTCACCCTCGCAAAAGCTGTCGAACTTGGAGAAGGTCGAACAGAACTTggaacagagacacttgCGGAGAGTCTCCAGGATCGGGATCCGACACCCTCTGCGGCTGGGAAACGCTTTTTCGCCCAGACCTGGCCATTCGTGGAAGGTTTACACGCGGAGAGTTTgtgtttcctcgttcttcatTTGTTCTCGTTCGAGTTTTCGCTTGTCCTCTGTGACCGCTGCTTCGTGAGGCCTTTTTGCGTGCTGGTTTCTTGGCACTGTTCCGGCGATTTTTCGACTTGgactcgtcttctctcgagaaTCTGTTTCCAGGACGCGTTCCCAGAAGAGGGGACGATGCGCTCTCTGGGGCTCGCCGACAAGACTCGCCTGCACGCGTTAATGCCCCCTGGGTTCGACATTTCGAAGATCCAGTACCCGGTCCTCGATGCGAAGAAAGCAGGTGCAGCGCCAACGACAGAGC encodes the following:
- a CDS encoding myosin light chain 2, putative (encoded by transcript TGME49_297470), with product MENKKRLASRVGTPGICTVVLIDKSQRPIMNLHKVPLSATVWAIKSKVSERLKEVGRSLSAEVMLLHVESGGTSTEMTNDECLSTYNTLGISRFTVIISRRTKVELEVVLSRPEKKCLCITKQKKEQEEFPVNIPLGYSTQQLRLYITETMNCDVQKKDFKLFYDEAMQDAFPEEGTMRSLGLADKTRLHALMPPGFDISKIQYPVLDAKKAGAAPTTEPETLTEAAPAAVAGSEKTQQEKDFDARAKGGSMPQQDAGDYARSLGFAPSNKEIASLPEKVDYKTFQDFLGVAMHPDDTQESFRSFFSSFDTQATGDLSKKQVCNILQMWGEEPLSPAEAAAFCELAMGKENTISITVLIDMLQEGTA